The sequence below is a genomic window from Rhodococcus sp. 4CII.
GATGTAGTCGGTGCCGTCGTGGTACAGGTACGTCATGTCGCGGCGGTCGACCGTGGCGGTGTCCACCTTGACGCCGGCGTTGAACGTCTTGTCGACGACCTTGCCCGAGAGCACGTTCTTCAACTTGGTGCGCACGAACGCGGGACCCTTGCCGGGCTTCACGTGCTGGAACTCGGTAATCGTCCACAGCTGGCCTTCGATCTGCAGGACCAGGCCGTTCTTGAAATCACTGGTGGAAGCCACTTGCTTCGCGTCTCCTCGATAAGGTCGAAACCGTCTATACGACAGTCAGGTCTTTGGTGGTGAGTGTGAGCAGCTCCGGTCCCTGCTCACGAACCACGAGCGTGTCCTCGATCCGCACGCCTCCGCGCCCGGAGAAGTACACGCCCGGCTCGACGGTCACCGCCGCACCGTCCAGAAGTGTACCGGTGCCGAGCTTGCCGATCCCCGGAGCTTCGTGGATCTCCAGGCCGACGCCGTGTCCGAGGCCGTGCAGGAACAGTTCCCCGTAGCCCGCGTCCTCGATCACCCGGCGTGCGGCACCGTCGACCGCGGACACCTCGGCACCGGGGTGCAGGGCGTCCCGGCCGGCCTGCTGCGACCGCGCGACCAGCTCGTATACGTCGCGTTGCCAGTCGGCGGCCCGCTCGAGGACGTACGTTCTGGTCATGTCCGAGTGGTATCCGCCCACCTCGGCGCCGAAGTCCAGTTTCACGAAGTCGCCGCTGCGCAGCACCGCCTCCGTCGGGCGGTGATGCGGAATCGCCGAGTGGGCGCCCGCCGCGACGATGGTCTCGAACGAGATGCCGTCGGCGCCGTGCTCGAGCATCAGCGTCTCCAGTTGCCGGCCCACCTCCTTCTCGGTGCGGCCGGGCCGGAGGCCGCCCCGCTCGATCAGCTCGGCGAGCGCCGAGTCGGCCGCGGCACACGCCGTGCGGAGCAACCCGACCTCGTGGTCGTCCTTCACCATCCGCAGTTCCTCGACGAGCCCCGGGACTGGGTCGAGGCGGGCGTCCGGCGCGAGCAGGGACCAGGCCGCGAACTCGTCCACGGTGACGACGTGACTCTCGAACGCCAGCGACGACGGGATGCCCCGCCCGACCGTGTCGATCAGGTGTGCGGCGCTGGCGCGGTCGATCTCCGCCCGCAGATCGGGAACCTGTTCCGCCACCTGCGTGAGGTACCGGCCGTCGGTGCAGATGACGGTGCGCTCCTCGGCGCCCTCGGCGTCGGCGGCGTGCACGAGCAGCGCGGCATTGGACCCGGTGAACCCGGTCAGGTACCGGATGTTCACCAGATTCGTCACCAGCAGTGCGTCGAGATCCCGGGCGGCGAGGGCCGCGCGCAACGCTGCGCGCCGCGCACCATGATCAGCAGGCATGTCGTCAAACGTACCGGCAAACCGGCACCCGGCGGGCACGGATCGACGGCCCGCGCCGGCAGCGAGAACAGGTTGCAGAGGGCGACCGTGTGGGTTAGGCCACACGCCGCAAATCCCGCTGGTTACGCTGGGCCCATGAATGCGTGGGTGGTACGCGGCCTCGGCATGGCCCTGATACATGTTTTCGTTCGTGTGATCCTCGGTGTGTCGATCACACAGTGGCCTCTTCAGGGTTCCGCTCTGAGATGGCTCGCACTCCTGGTCGTCGTGCTCGTGGCGTTGATCTGGGCGGGAATCGACGGCATCCGGGACCGTCGCCGGAACCCGGATCCGGAGGACGGGGCCGACCTGACGATGTTGTGGCTGAAGGCGGCGCTGCTCGGGGGGATCGTCGCGGGTGTCGGGAGCTGGCTCGCCAACCTCGTCCCGAACCTCAACGTCACGCAGAACTCGTTCTTCTTCGAGATCACGTCCGGGGCCGCCTTCACGGTGTTGCTCATCTTCGTGCCGGCCATGGTCGCCGTGTTCCTCGGCCGGTTCTTCGTCGGCCGTGAGTCCACGAAGACCGGGAAGGACCGCAGCGAACGGCAGCCGGCGGCGCACGGGGCGGGAGCGGCAGCCGGAGCCGCTGCGGGGGGAACCGCGGCCGCGGCCGTCGCCGACGACGAGGGCTACGGCCAGAACTATCCCGGGCAGGCCTACGAGCAGACCGGCTACGCCGGATCCGACGCCGACACGGCCGTGTTCGAACCGGTGCACAACTACCGCGAGGACACGTCCGATCTCGATCACGCGGAGGGCGGGGACAGCGACTGGCAGGACCCCGTCGACCTCGGCAAGCGTCCGTCGGACGATCAGCGTCGCGGCGACTGACCGACACCGTTCCCCTCGACAGCCGAACGCGGCGGTGTGAGCGCATTCGCTCACTCCGCCGCGTTCTCGCCTTCCGGCCCTATGTCACAGCAGGATGGCCCCGCCTCCCGGCTTCTCCTCGCGGGCGACGGCCGAGTACGCGGCCACCAGCAGGGACGGGTCGGGTCCCTCGAGTCGTCCGGGCTTCGCGAGTCCGTCGAGCACGACGAACCGCAGAACACCGGCGCGGTTCTTCTTGTCGGTCTGCATGCCCTCGACGAGCTGGCCGAAGGCGTCCGCGTCGTAGGTGGTGGGCAGGCCGACCAGTTCGAGGATGGTGCGGTGGCGATCCGCGGTCTCGTCGTCGAGCCGTCCCGCCAGCCGCCCCAGTTCCGCCGCGAACACCAGCCCGACGGACACGGCGGCGCCGTGACGCCAGCGGTACCGCTCGCGGCGTTCGATGGCGTGCCCGAGGGTGTGCCCGTAGTTGAGGATCTCGCGGAGGTCCGACTCACGCAGATCCGCGGCCACCACCTTGGCCTTGACCTCCACGGATCGCCGGATCAGTTCGGGCAGAACCGTTCCCGTCGGGTCGAGAGCGGCTTCGGGGTCGGCCTCGATGAGGTCCAGGATGACGGGGTCGGCGATGAATCCGGTCTTCACGACCTCCGCCATGCCGGCGACGATCTCGTTGCGGGGCACCGTCTCCAGCGTCGCCAGATCGATCAGCACGGCCGACGGCTCGTGGAACGACCCCACCAGGTTCTTGCCGGCCTCGGTGTTGATGCCCGTCTTGCCGCCGACCGCGGCGTCCACCATCGCGAGCAGCGTCGTGGGCACGTGGATCACCCGCACACCGCGCATCCACGTCGCCGCGACGAACCCGGCGAGGTCGGTGGCCGCGCCGCCGCCCAGACTGACGACGGCGTCGCTGCGGGTCAGTCCGATCCGGCCCAGAACCTCCCAGCAGAAACCGGCGACGGCCAGGTCCTTGCCGTCCTCCGCGTCCGGGATCTCGATGCGGTGCGCATCGATGCCCTTCTCGGCGAGCGCGGCGCGGACCGCCTCCGCTGTCTCGGCGAGCGGGGGCTGGTGGAAGATCGCCACCGTCCGCGTGCCGGCGAGTTCGTCCACCAACTCGCCGAGCAATCCGCGCCCGATGATGACCGGGTAGGGGTTGGCCGTCTGCACCTGTACGCGTACCGGTTCGGTCACTGTCTGCTGCTCCGCTCCGTCTTGTCCGAGATTCTCGGCTGTCTCTGTTCCGCCGGGACCGCCGATCATTCGGCGAGTTTCGCCAGCAACTGCTGCACCACCCGGGCGGGACTCCGCCCGTCCGTGCGTATCCGGATCGAGGCCACCTGCCGGTACAGCGGCCGGCGCTTGCGCATCAACTCGGTGTACTTCTGGCGGGGGTCGCCACCGGCGAGGAGCGGGCGCGCGGTGTTGGTCCCCGTGCGCTTGAGCCCCTCGGCGACGCTGATCTCGAGGTAGATCACCGTCTGTCCCTTCAACAATTCGCGGGTGCGCTCCGAGAGGATGGACCCGCCGCCGAGCGAGACGATTCCCTCGTGGCTTTCGATGGCCTTCCGGACGATCTCCTCTTCCAGCGCCCGGAAGGCGGGTTCGCCCTCCTGGACGAAGATCTCGGCGATCGTGCGACCCGCCTCTTCCTCGACCGCCACGTCGGTGTCGAACAGGGGGAGGTCCAGTGCCTGCGCGAGGCGCCGCCCGATCGTGGACTTACCTGCTCCCGGCGGACCGACGAGCACGGCTTTCGGTGCCATCACCCGTCACCGCCCCGTTGCGCGGGCAGACGGGCTGGTCATCGCGCGAGCCGGGCGGCGACGCCGGACGCGTAGCGCTCGTAGTTGGCGGCCGTCTCCGCGACCGAGTCGCCCCCGAACTTCTCCAGTGCCGCCTGGGCGACGACCAATGCCACCATCGCCTCGGCGACCACACCGGCGGCGGGCACCGCGCACACGTCCGACCGCTGGTGAATGGCCACGGCCTCCTCGCCGGTCGACATGTCGACGGTGGCCAGCGCCCGCGGGACCGTCGAGATCGGCTTCATCGCCGCACGCACGCGGAGCGCCTCACCGTTGGTCATGCCGCCCTCGAGGCCACCCGCACGATTGGTCGAACGTAGAATTCCGTCCGGTCCCGGTCGCATCTCGTCGTGTGCCTGGCTGCCACGCCGGCGCGCGGTCTCGAAGCCGTCGCCGACCTCGACACCCTTGATCGCCTGGATACCCATGAGGGCGGACGCGAGACGCGCGTCGAGGCGGTCGGCGCCGCTGATGAACGACCCGAGACCGACGGGGAGACCGTGGATGACCACCTCGACGACGCCACCGAGGGTGTCGCCGTCCCGCTTGGCGGCCTCGATCTCCGCGATCATCGAGTCCTCGGCGGCCTTGTCGAAGGCGCGGACCGGGCTGGCGTCGATCGCGGACAGGTCGGACGCGGTGGGCTCGGGTCCGACGTACGGATCGGATGCGCCGATGGAGATGACGTGCGACAGGACCTCCACGCCGAAGACCTGGCGGAGGAAACCCCGGGCGAACGTCGCGGCCGCGACGCGGGCCGCGGTTTCGCGCGCGCTCGCCCGTTCGAGCACCGGGCGGGCGTCGTCGAAGCCGTACTTGAGCATGCCCGAGTAGTCGGCGTGCCCGGGCCGGGGACGGGTCAGCGGCGCATTCCGCGCCTGATCGGCGAGCAGATCGGCGTCCACCGGGTCGGCGGACATGATGGTTTCCCACTTGGGCCACTCGGTGTTGCCCACCTCGACCGCGATCGGACCGCCGAGCGTGCGCCCGTGTCGCACACCACCGATGATGGTGACCTTGTCGGCCTCGAATTTCATCCGCGCGCCGCGTCCGTAGCCGAGGCGACGTCGCGCGAGTTGGGTCGAGATGTCCTCGGACGTCACTTCGACGCCCGCGACCATCCCCTCGAGCATCGCGACGAGGGCGGGACCATGAGATTCTCCGGCAGTTATCCAGCGCAGCACGCCCAATATCCTTCCATGTCGCCGCGCTCGGCAGTGACGGTGGTCCTCCCAACCGCGCGGAGCCCGGGGACTCGTTCACGTGATGTGCGCGGCGAACAGCGCAACGAGTGTCGCGGCGCACATCGACGGTCCATGCGGGAGCGGCTGCGGCGCCCGCCGGACGAGGAGGACGACGCAGCCCGCCAGCGCGGTCAGCACCGGCGCGAGCCCGGCCGCGCACACCCACGCCTGTCCCCCGGCAAGACCGGTCGCCGCACCGACTCCGAGCGCGAGTTTCACGTCACCGGCCCCGAGCGACCCCGGTGCACCGAGGTACAGGGCGAGATACGCCGACGCCAGCAGGAGCCCGCCGAGCACGGCGGCGCCGGCGGATCCGGTCACGGCGCCGAAGCCGGCGATCCCCAGGAAACCCGGCAGCGTGAGCCGGTTCGGCAACGTCCGCACGCACAGGTCGGTGGCCGTGAGGGTGACGCACCACCACCAGAACGCGGTCGCACACGGCAGCACCCAGTGCGCGGCGTCGACTCCCCCGGTCCGGACCGTGATCGCGACACCGACGGCGCACACCGCCTCACACCATCCCGGCCGGACCCGTCCCCCGTATCGACCGGCCGTCAGGCGCGCACACCGTCCCGCACCCGCACCGGCCACCACACTCACCGCGAACAGCCACCACATGGCGATCAGAGTGCGCGCCCCGGCCACCCCGACGGTCGCGGCGACCTGGCGGAACGATCGGCCTGTGGATAACGACCGGTCCTGTGGACAACTAGCCCAGAGCGGCCGCCATGGCCTCCCGCGGCGCCGGGCGCCCGGTAAACTGCTCGACCTGCCCGAATGCCTGGTGCAGCAGCATCGACAGGCCACCGACGACCGTTCCGCCTGCCGCCTCCACCGCCGCCGCCAGCGGGGTCGGCCACGGGTCGTAGATCGCGTCGAGCACGAACGGCGCCCGCCCGAGGACGTCCGCATACCCGGCGACCGCAGCGGCCGGAACCGTGCTGACCAGCGCGGCCGCCTCCGCGCAGCGGGCACCGAGTTCCGGGCTGTCGAATGCCAGTAACCGGACGTCGAGGCCCACCGACTCCGCGCAGCCCAGCGCGCCCGCGGCCCGGCCCGCGTCGCGGGCCACCACGGTCACGGATTTCACCCCCATGTCGGCGAGGGCCACGAGCGCCGGCCGGGCCGTTCCCCCGGCTCCGACGACGACGGCCTCCGCGCCGGCGATCGTTCCGACGCCGCCCGCAGTGAGTGCACCGCTGACGCCGTCCACATCTGTACAGTCGGCACGCCAGCCGCCGTCGATCCGGACGAGCGTGTTCGCCGAGCCGATCGCGACGGCCCGCTCGGTGCGCTCGGACGCGAACGCGAGTGCCGCGATCTTGCCGGGCATCGTGACGGACAACCCGACCCACTCCGGGCCGAGCCCGGACACCAGGCCGGGAAGCCGCTCCCCGTCGCATTCGATCCGGTCGTACGTCCACTCGGTCAGGCCCAGCGCCCGATACGCCGCGAGGTGCAGTTGCGGCGAACGCGAATGCGCGATCGGGCTGCCCAGCACCGCGGCCTTGCGTGCGGTCACCGTCTCATCGTCCACTGTTCAGAATCCCATTGTTCAGAGCCCGGTCGATGTTGGCCAGGTGTTCTTCGTAGCTCCTCGTGAACAGCGTCGTCCCCTTGGCGTCGACTGTCACGAAGTAGATCCAATCGCCCGGCGCCGGTTGCTCGACCGCCTGGAGGGCCCCGATACTCGGCGACGAGATCGGCGTGGCAGGCAGACCGGGGCTGGCGTACGTGTTCCACGGTGTCACCTGTGCGCGGTCGGCGTCGGTGGTGGCCAGTTCGGTGGTGTCCAGCGCGTAATTGACCGTGGAGTCGAATTGCAGCGCCTGGTTGACCGCGAGGCGGTTGAGGATGACGCGGGCGACCTTCGAGAAGTCGGCCGGCATCGCCTCGCGTTCCACCAGGGACGCCGCGATCAGCATCTTGTACGGTGTCAGACCGACCTGGTTGCCCGCGGTGAGGATTCCGGTCTTCTCGTAACTCGCGGAACTCTCCGTGACCAGCCTCTGCAAGATGGCGGCGGGACCGGCGGTCGGATCGAAATCCCAGCTGCCCGCGGCGATCAGCCCCTCGAGCTGACGGTCGCGATCCGGGACACCGGCGACCGAGTCCTTCGCCCAGTCGGGCACACCGAGCGCGGACAGCTCGCCGGCGCCGGCGGCGTTGAGGTCGTCGTAGCCGATGCAGTGTTCCTGGCCGGCGTCACCCAGGCAGCTGGCCTCGGAGATCAGCGTGTAGATCCCCTTCTTCTTGGCGCCGGTCTGCACGTCGGTCGTGTCGTGGAGCTGCCGTCCCTCGGAGATGATCATGTGGCCGACCCGTGAGGCGGGGTCGACCAGTTCCTGCACGGCGTCCTTCGCCGGGATCTGGGTGGACAGGCTGTAGAAGCCGGGCTGCACCGAGTTCATCGCGTTGCTCTGGACCGCGGCGTTGAAGAAGGCCGATCCGCTGGCGACGACGTCCCGGTCCGCCAGGGCCGACGCGATCTGCTCCGCCGTGTCGCCCGGATGAACCTGCACGACCACTTCGGGACCGCCGGGACCGGCGTAGTCCGCGGGGGCTTCGTCGCCGAAGAACATCCTGCCCCCGACGAACACCATGCCCAGCAGCACGATCAGGACCGATGCGGCGGCGAGGACGCCGAACACCTTGCCGCGGCGTGCGCGTCCCCGGGCCTGTCTGCGCCGGCGCGCCTGCGCACGGGCGTGGCTGCGGGTCGGCGGGATCTCCTCGGGGACGGGGGCGTCGGGGATCGCCGCGATGATCTGCGTCTCGGCGTCCGCGAAAGCCCGGTCGTGTTCGGGTTCGGGTTCGAAAGTCTGCTCGTACCCGGCGTCGGCATACGTCTCGGTCTCGTACGTCTCGGCCTCGTACGGCTCCCCTGCGTAGGCGTGAGCGTCGTCGGCGGACTCGCGGTAGCCGCGAACGTCGCCGTAGGAACGGGGACCGTATCCGTCCTCGTACACGGGCTCGGGGTGGACGGGCCGCTCGTACGCGGGTTGCTCGTACACCGGCTCCGCATGGTCGACGCCCGGCTCCGCGACCTGGTGCTCGTCGTGATCCCGGTCGTCGTAGAGCACCGCGTGTCTGCCGGTGGTGACCACGTCGTCGTCGGGGGGCGGGGTGTAGTCGACCTGGTCGTCGTCGTCCTCGAGGTAGCGGTGCCGCCGCGGCTGACGGGGAACGTAGTGGAATTCGGTTCGTTCGCCGACCGGACGCCGATGATTGCTCACTCGCCTGCCTCCGGTACCTGCACGTCCGCCCCCGAATCCCCTGCGTTCACCGACCTGCTCCGCTCGTCCAACCATCCTTGCAAGATCGCCACCGCCGCAGCCTGGTCGATCACCGGACGCTGGCCTCTCGCACTGACACCGCTCTCGCGAAGCGCCCGCGCGGCAGTGACGGTCGTCAGACGTTCGTCTGCCATCCGCACCGGAATCGGTTCGACCGTCCTTCGCAATCGCTTCGCGAACACCGTAGCGATCGAGGCGGCCTTTCCCCGTTCACCCCGCAAGGTCTGCGGCAGACCGACGATAACCTCCACCGCTTCGTATTCCTCGACAATGTCGGCAATGCGCCGGATATCCGGCGCGTCGGGCCCACGCTCCTTGGACCGCGGCACCGTCTCCACGGGAGTGGCGAGGATCCCGTCGGGGTCGCTCGACGCGATCCCGATCCGGACACTGCCCACATCGATGCCGATGCGCCGACCGCGCCCAGGGTCGTCGACGCCAGGTCGATCCGGACCCTGTTCCGCGCGATCCACCGCTACTGGCTCCCCACCTTGTCCGCGACTTGTCCGCGGACAGCGTCGAGGGCGGCCGCGATTCCGGTGGTGTCGGATCCGGAACCCTGTGCCATGTCGGCCTTTCCACCGCCGCGTCCGCCGATCTTCGATCCGAATTCCTTGACGAGATCACCGGCCGACAGTCCGAGTTCCTGGGCCGCCTTGCTCACCGCGACGACGAACGGAACCTTGCCGTCGACGTCACCGAGCAGCACGACCACTGCAGGCTGGGTGCCGAAGCGGCCACGGATGTCGGTGACGAGTCCGCGAAGGTCGTTGCCCCCGACCCCGGCCGGGGCGGAGTCCGCGACCAGCAGCACCGGCCCGACCCGCTGTGCCTTCTCGACGTACGTGCCCGCGGTCGCCAGAACCGCCTGCGCGCGGGTCTGCTCGAGTTCCTTCTCCGCCACCCGAAGTCGTTCCACCAGCGCCTCGACGCGGGCGGGCACCTCTTCCGAGGGCACCTTCAGCGACGACGACAGACCGGCGAGGAGGGCACGTTCCTTGGCCAGGTAGCGGTAGGAGTCGAGCCCGACGAAGGCCTCGACGCGGCGCACACCGGAACCGACCGATTGTTCGCCGAGAAGCGTCACGTTGCCGATCTGCGCGGAAGTCCCGACGTGAGTTCCACCACACAGCTCCATCGAGAACGGCCCGCCGATCTCGACGACCCGCACCTCGTCGCCGTAGTTTTCGCCGAACAACGCCATGGCGCCCATCGACTTCGCCTTGTCGAGGTCGGTGACGAACGTGTTCACCGAGTAGTCGGCGGCCACGGCCTCGTTCGCGACGACCTCGATGTCCTGCTTCTGCGCTTCCGTCAGCGCGCCCTGCCAGGAGAAGTCGAAACGCAGGTATCCCGGCTTGTTCAGCGAGCCGGCCTGAACTGCGTTGGGGCCCAGCACCTGTCGCAGCGCCGCATGCACCATGTGGGTGCCGGAGTGGCCCTGGGTGGCCCCCTTGCGCCACTCGGCGTCGACTTGCGCGAGCACGACGTCGCCCTCGGTGATCTGGCCTTCCTGCACGGTGACTTTGTGCACCCAGAGCTTCTTGGCGATCTTCTGGACGTCGTTGACCTTGACCCGCAGACCCGGACCGGTGAGGGTGCCGAGGTCGGCGATCTGGCCGCCCGCCTCCGCGTACAGGGGGCTGCGGTCGAGGATCACCTCGACGTCCTGGCCCGCCGCCGCTACGGGCACCCTCTGTCCCTGCGAGATCAGCGCGAGGACGTGCGCCTCGGAGACCAGTTCGTGGAATCCGGTGAACTCGGTGGGCCCGCGGTCGAGCAGTTCCTTGTAGACGGTGAGGTCGGCGTGGGCGTGCTTGCGCGCCTGCGCATCGTCCTTCGCGCGCTGCCGCTGCTCCGCCATCAGCGTGCGGAAACCCTCCTCGTCGACCGTCAGTCCCGCCTCGGCCGCCATCTCCAGGGTGAGGTCGATCGGGAAGCCGTACGTGTCGTGGAGCGCGAACGCCTGATCGCCGCCGATCGTCGAGCTGCCGGAGGCCTTCACCGATTCGGCGGCGCCTTCGAAGAGCTTGGACCCGGACGTCAGGGTCTTGAGGAACGCGGTCTCCTCGCCGACGGCCACCGTTTCGATGCGGCTGAAGTCGGTGTCGAGGACCGGGTACGACGGAGCCATCGTGTCGCGGACGACGGTGATGAACTCACGCATGCTGGGCTTGTCGGCGCCGAGGAGCTTCGCGGACCGGACGATGCGCCGCAGTAGGCGGCGCAGGACGTAGCCGCGCCCGTCGTTGCCGGGGTTCACGCCGTCGGCGATGAGCATCGCGGCGGTGCGCGCGTGATCGGCGATCACCCGGAAGCGCACGTCGTCGTCGTGATCGGCGCCGTAGGTGCGGCCCGACAGCTCCTCGGCCTTCGCGATGACCGGCCGCACGAGATCGGTCTCGTACACGTTGTCGACGCCCTGCAGCAGGAACGCCACCCGCTCGACTCCCATGCCGGTGTCGATGTTCTGCTTGGGCAGCGGACCGAGGATCTCGAAGTTGTCCTTGCTGATGCCGAGCCCACGCTCGTTCTGCATGAACACGAGATTCCAGATCTCGATGTACCGATCCTCGTCGGCCTCCGGGCCGCCCTCCCGGCCGTAGGCGGGACCGCGGTCGTAGTAGATCTCCGAGCACGGGCCACACGGGCCGGGGATGCCCATGGACCAGTAGTTGTCGGCCATGCCGCGACGCTGGATCCGCGCCTCGGGGACCCCGACCTCGTCCCGCCAGATGTCGCGGGCCTCGTCGTCGTCGAGGTAGACGGTGACCCAGATCCGTTCCGGGTCGAACCCGTAACCGCCGTCGTCGACGCTCGACGTGAGCAGCGCCCACGCATGCTTGATCGCGTCGCGTTTGAAGTAGTCGCCGAAGGAGAAGTTTCCGGCCATCTGGAAGAACGTGTTGTGCCGTGTGGTGATGCCCACATTCTCGATGTCGAGGGTCCGGACACACTTCTGGACGCTGGTCGCCCTCGGGTACGGCGGGGTCTGCTGGCCGAGGAAGTACGGCACGAACTGGACCATTCCGGCGTTGACGAACAGCAGGTTCGGATCGTCGAGAATCAGCGAGGCGCTGGGTACCTCGGTGTGGCCTGCCTTGACGAAATGGTCGAGGAAGCGCCGGCGAATCTCGTGGGTCTGCACGTCAGTGATCCTTATTGTCTGTCTCGAGGGCATCTACGGTCGCCGGGCGGCTGGGCACACCCGGCACTTCGGCAACATTCAGCTTAACCGGCCACCCTGACGGTTCGTGCCGCGGACGATGGCGCGCAGCTTGCCCACCCGCCCCGCGATGTCGCGCTCGCCGCCGTGTGTGGTGGGCTGGTAGTAGTCGACACCGACCAGCTCGTCCGGCGGATACTGCTGCGTCAGCACGCCGTCCGGGTGGTCGTGGGGATAGCGGTAGCCGACGGCGTTGCCGAGCTTCGCCGCTCCCGCATAGTGGCCGTCGCGCAGATGGGGTGGGACGAGCCCGGCGTTTCCGGCCGCGACGTCCGCCATCGCGGCGCCCAGCGCGGCGATGACGGCCCCCGACTTCGGCGCGGTCGCGAGGTGGATGGTGGCCTGGGCGAGGGCGAGGCGGGCCTCCGGCATGCCGATCAGCTGGACCGCCTGCGCCGCGGCCGTCGCGGTCTGCAACGCGGTGGGATCGGCCATCCCGACGTCCTCGCTGGCGTGGACGACCAGTCGCCGCGCGATGAATCGCGGGTCCTCACCGGCGGTCAGCATCCGCGCCAGGTAGTGCAGGGCCGCGTCGACGTCGGAACCGCGGATGGATTTGATGAAGGCGCTGATCACGTCGTAGTGCTGATCACCGTCGCGGTCGTAACGGACGGCCGCCTTGTCGACGCTCGCCTCCACCGTCGCCAGGTCCAGCAGCACGGGACGCTCGGCGTCCCCGGCCTGGTCGAGTGCCGCCCCGGCCGCCGCCTCGAGCGCGGTGAGCGCCCGCCGGGCGTCACCGGCCGCGAGCCGCACCAGATGGTCCATGGCGTCGCCCGCGATCTCGATCTCCCCGGCGAGACCGCGCTCGTCGGTGCGGGCGCGGTCGAGGACGTTTTCGACGTCGTCCGCCGACAGGGACTGCAGTTGCAGGACGAGGGAACGCGACAGCAGTGGGGACACCACGGAGAACGACGGGTTCTCGGTGGTCGCGGCCACGAGCAGCACGATCCGGTTCTCCACCGCGGCCAGCAGCGCATCCTGCTGAGTCTTCGAAAAGCGATGCACCTCGTCGATGAACAGCAC
It includes:
- the ruvX gene encoding Holliday junction resolvase RuvX, which encodes MDRAEQGPDRPGVDDPGRGRRIGIDVGSVRIGIASSDPDGILATPVETVPRSKERGPDAPDIRRIADIVEEYEAVEVIVGLPQTLRGERGKAASIATVFAKRLRRTVEPIPVRMADERLTTVTAARALRESGVSARGQRPVIDQAAAVAILQGWLDERSRSVNAGDSGADVQVPEAGE
- the alaS gene encoding alanine--tRNA ligase; the protein is MQTHEIRRRFLDHFVKAGHTEVPSASLILDDPNLLFVNAGMVQFVPYFLGQQTPPYPRATSVQKCVRTLDIENVGITTRHNTFFQMAGNFSFGDYFKRDAIKHAWALLTSSVDDGGYGFDPERIWVTVYLDDDEARDIWRDEVGVPEARIQRRGMADNYWSMGIPGPCGPCSEIYYDRGPAYGREGGPEADEDRYIEIWNLVFMQNERGLGISKDNFEILGPLPKQNIDTGMGVERVAFLLQGVDNVYETDLVRPVIAKAEELSGRTYGADHDDDVRFRVIADHARTAAMLIADGVNPGNDGRGYVLRRLLRRIVRSAKLLGADKPSMREFITVVRDTMAPSYPVLDTDFSRIETVAVGEETAFLKTLTSGSKLFEGAAESVKASGSSTIGGDQAFALHDTYGFPIDLTLEMAAEAGLTVDEEGFRTLMAEQRQRAKDDAQARKHAHADLTVYKELLDRGPTEFTGFHELVSEAHVLALISQGQRVPVAAAGQDVEVILDRSPLYAEAGGQIADLGTLTGPGLRVKVNDVQKIAKKLWVHKVTVQEGQITEGDVVLAQVDAEWRKGATQGHSGTHMVHAALRQVLGPNAVQAGSLNKPGYLRFDFSWQGALTEAQKQDIEVVANEAVAADYSVNTFVTDLDKAKSMGAMALFGENYGDEVRVVEIGGPFSMELCGGTHVGTSAQIGNVTLLGEQSVGSGVRRVEAFVGLDSYRYLAKERALLAGLSSSLKVPSEEVPARVEALVERLRVAEKELEQTRAQAVLATAGTYVEKAQRVGPVLLVADSAPAGVGGNDLRGLVTDIRGRFGTQPAVVVLLGDVDGKVPFVVAVSKAAQELGLSAGDLVKEFGSKIGGRGGGKADMAQGSGSDTTGIAAALDAVRGQVADKVGSQ
- a CDS encoding replication-associated recombination protein A; the protein is MSDLFGADVGEDESAGLFESARPDEAAAPHSLPSPASVSPHAPLAVRMRPRTLGEVVGQHHLLGPGAPLRRLVEGSGAASVLLYGPPGTGKTTLASLISNATGRRFEALSALSAGVKEVRGVIELARRRLLAGEQTVLFIDEVHRFSKTQQDALLAAVENRIVLLVAATTENPSFSVVSPLLSRSLVLQLQSLSADDVENVLDRARTDERGLAGEIEIAGDAMDHLVRLAAGDARRALTALEAAAGAALDQAGDAERPVLLDLATVEASVDKAAVRYDRDGDQHYDVISAFIKSIRGSDVDAALHYLARMLTAGEDPRFIARRLVVHASEDVGMADPTALQTATAAAQAVQLIGMPEARLALAQATIHLATAPKSGAVIAALGAAMADVAAGNAGLVPPHLRDGHYAGAAKLGNAVGYRYPHDHPDGVLTQQYPPDELVGVDYYQPTTHGGERDIAGRVGKLRAIVRGTNRQGGRLS